Proteins encoded by one window of Mustela erminea isolate mMusErm1 chromosome 5, mMusErm1.Pri, whole genome shotgun sequence:
- the ISL2 gene encoding insulin gene enhancer protein ISL-2 isoform X2: protein MCVGCGSQIHDQFILRVSPDLEWHAACLKCAECSQYLDETCTCFVRDGKTYCKRDYVRLFGIKCAKCQVGFSSSDLVMRARDSVYHIECFRCSVCSRQLLPGDEFSLREHELLCRADHGLLLERAAAGSPRSPGPLPGARGLHLPDPGSGRQPSLRPHVHKQTEKTTRVRTVLNEKQLHTLRTCYAANPRPDALMKEQLVEMTGLSPRVIRVWFQNKRCKDKKKSILMKQLQQQQHNDKTSLQGLTGTPLVAGSPIRHESAVQGSAVEVQTYQPPWKALSEFALQSDLDQPAFQQLVSFSESGSLGNSSGSDVTSLSSQLPDTPNSMVPSPVET from the exons ATGTGCGTGGGCTGCGGGAGTCAGATCCACGACCAGTTTATCCTGCGGGTGTCGCCCGACCTGGAGTGGCACGCCGCCTGCCTCAAGTGCGCAGAGTGCAGCCAGTACCTGGATGAGACGTGCACGTGCTTCGTGAGAGACGGGAAGACCTACTGCAAGCGGGACTATGTCAG GCTGTTCGGCATCAAGTGCGCCAAGTGCCAGGTGGGCTTCAGCAGCAGCGATCTTGTGATGCGGGCGCGGGACAGCGTCTATCACATCGAGTGCTTCCGCTGCTCCGTGTGCAGCCGCCAGCTGCTGCCCGGCGACGAGTTCTCGCTGCGGGAGCACGAGCTGCTCTGCCGCGCGGACCACGGCCTCCTGCTGGAGCGCGCCGCGGCCGGCAGCCCGCGCAGCCCCGGCCCGCTCCCTGGCGCCCGAGGCCTGCATCTGCCAG ACCCCGGGTCGGGCCGGCAGCCCTCGCTGCGCCCGCACGTGCACAAACAGACGGAGAAGACAACCCGCGTGCGGACGGTGCTCAACGAGAAGCAGCTTCACACTCTGCGGACCTGCTATGCCGCCAACCCGCGGCCCGACGCGCTCATGAAGGAGCAGCTGGTGGAGATGACCGGCCTGAGCCCACGGGTCATCCGCGTCTGGTTCCAGAACAAGCGTTGCAAGGACAAGAAGAAATCCATCCTCATGaagcagctgcagcagcagcagcacaacGACAAGACG AGCCTCCAGGGATTGACCGGAACGCCCCTGGTGGCGGGCAGCCCCATCCGTCACGAGAGTGCTGTGCAGGGCAGCGCAGTGGAGGTGCAGACATACCAGCCACCTTGGAAAGCCCTCAGCGAGTTTGCCCTCCAGAGTGACCTGGACCAACCGGCCTTCCAGCAGCTG GTCTCCTTCTCTGAGTCTGGCTCGCTAGGCAACTCCTCCGGCAGCGATGTGACCTCCCTGTCCTCGCAGCTCCCGGACACCCCCAACAGCATGGTGCCGAGTCCCGTGGAGACGTGA
- the ISL2 gene encoding insulin gene enhancer protein ISL-2 isoform X1: MVDIIFHYPFLGAMGDHSKKKPGTAMCVGCGSQIHDQFILRVSPDLEWHAACLKCAECSQYLDETCTCFVRDGKTYCKRDYVRLFGIKCAKCQVGFSSSDLVMRARDSVYHIECFRCSVCSRQLLPGDEFSLREHELLCRADHGLLLERAAAGSPRSPGPLPGARGLHLPDPGSGRQPSLRPHVHKQTEKTTRVRTVLNEKQLHTLRTCYAANPRPDALMKEQLVEMTGLSPRVIRVWFQNKRCKDKKKSILMKQLQQQQHNDKTSLQGLTGTPLVAGSPIRHESAVQGSAVEVQTYQPPWKALSEFALQSDLDQPAFQQLVSFSESGSLGNSSGSDVTSLSSQLPDTPNSMVPSPVET, from the exons ATGGtggatattatttttcattatccttTTCTGGGTGCTATGGGGGATCATTCCAAGA AGAAGCCCGGGACGGCCATGTGCGTGGGCTGCGGGAGTCAGATCCACGACCAGTTTATCCTGCGGGTGTCGCCCGACCTGGAGTGGCACGCCGCCTGCCTCAAGTGCGCAGAGTGCAGCCAGTACCTGGATGAGACGTGCACGTGCTTCGTGAGAGACGGGAAGACCTACTGCAAGCGGGACTATGTCAG GCTGTTCGGCATCAAGTGCGCCAAGTGCCAGGTGGGCTTCAGCAGCAGCGATCTTGTGATGCGGGCGCGGGACAGCGTCTATCACATCGAGTGCTTCCGCTGCTCCGTGTGCAGCCGCCAGCTGCTGCCCGGCGACGAGTTCTCGCTGCGGGAGCACGAGCTGCTCTGCCGCGCGGACCACGGCCTCCTGCTGGAGCGCGCCGCGGCCGGCAGCCCGCGCAGCCCCGGCCCGCTCCCTGGCGCCCGAGGCCTGCATCTGCCAG ACCCCGGGTCGGGCCGGCAGCCCTCGCTGCGCCCGCACGTGCACAAACAGACGGAGAAGACAACCCGCGTGCGGACGGTGCTCAACGAGAAGCAGCTTCACACTCTGCGGACCTGCTATGCCGCCAACCCGCGGCCCGACGCGCTCATGAAGGAGCAGCTGGTGGAGATGACCGGCCTGAGCCCACGGGTCATCCGCGTCTGGTTCCAGAACAAGCGTTGCAAGGACAAGAAGAAATCCATCCTCATGaagcagctgcagcagcagcagcacaacGACAAGACG AGCCTCCAGGGATTGACCGGAACGCCCCTGGTGGCGGGCAGCCCCATCCGTCACGAGAGTGCTGTGCAGGGCAGCGCAGTGGAGGTGCAGACATACCAGCCACCTTGGAAAGCCCTCAGCGAGTTTGCCCTCCAGAGTGACCTGGACCAACCGGCCTTCCAGCAGCTG GTCTCCTTCTCTGAGTCTGGCTCGCTAGGCAACTCCTCCGGCAGCGATGTGACCTCCCTGTCCTCGCAGCTCCCGGACACCCCCAACAGCATGGTGCCGAGTCCCGTGGAGACGTGA